Proteins encoded within one genomic window of Gadus chalcogrammus isolate NIFS_2021 chromosome 6, NIFS_Gcha_1.0, whole genome shotgun sequence:
- the sema4c gene encoding semaphorin-4C — protein sequence MNVLDSMARFSAPGVWNYSTVTLSDHERVLYVGAREALFALDPNDISRQRRPQIEWPAPQDKKKECASKGKNNQTECFNYIRFLQSYNSTHLYTCGTYAYQPKCTYVNAANFTLSTAPLEDGRGKCPYDPAKGHTGLIVDEELYSATLFNFLGTEAVILRNLGHQHYSMKSDDLPAWLKEPDFVGSSLVRESLGSKEGDDDKIYFFFSERPTEDRSCYAERTMARVARVCKGDLGGTRTLQKKWTTFQKARLVCSLPERHVAFNNLRATFTLPGQDWGSTIFFGIFHAQWGDVDVSAVCQYHISDVKKVFNGDYNEYQDDSQRWTRYTGPVPSPRPGACITNWHRENGYNRSLQLPDATLNFAKKHPLMAEEAQARPLLLTKGVNFTRLAVDRVSTLDQRSCNMLFIGTADGWLQRVVVLGLEAHVIEEIQLFETPQPVDSLTISHSKKYLYIGSRSEVLQLPLANCSRYQSQPDCLLARDPYCAWDSEGRACVRIDLHRGSTSSLSQDLMLERFNRGKAKFDKPVSIPSPDHSRLRNVTVVVGSDMVLPCHLVSNLAQPFWVFNDRELQLGDPESGGPRFDRALRALVVPDAGQTQAGRYVCYSEEQGVKFQTERYQVAVVASAPVFMEARAPDGSMGLFWVLVITLGAACLLLLVVALYLRRRLKLALGKGADMKPLESTLVYPITLPKEPPTFVPSKMPTDEDRFWETGANYYYSDGSLKIVPGHALGPSSLSSVPSPSAIPGQPIHSPSRLSLTNIRGSGSNGYMRLNLSAAAGDERVGAAGAGGGGLGGGLSGGLAGLTGLGSGSGGGGGGGGSSVGGGGSDYSSPFKEELRRTLQQRSVLPDANPEESSV from the exons ATCGAATGGCCGGCACCCCAGGACAAGAAGAAGGAATGTGCCTCCAAGGGGAAGAACAACCAG ACCGAGTGTTTCAACTACATCCGCTTCCTTCAAAGCTACAACAGTACACACCTCTATACCTGTGGCACATATGCTTACCAACCAAAATGCACCTATGTg AATGCGGCCAATTTTACACTCAGCACTGCCCCCCTGGAGGATGGGAGGGGTAAATGCCCCTATGATCCTGCAAAGGGCCACACTGGACTCATAGTGG ACGAGGAGCTGTACTCTGCCACACTCTTCAACTTCCTGGGTACGGAAGCGGTCATCCTGAGGAACCTGGGCCATCAGCACTACAGCATGAAGAGCGACGACCTTCCTGCCTGGCTCAAGg agccTGACTTTGTGGGCTCCTCGCTGGTGAGGGAGAGCCTCGGCAGCAaggagggggacgacgacaagATCTACTTCTTCTTCAGCGAGCGACCGACGGAGGACCGCAGCTGCTATGCTGAGCGCACCATGGCCCGGGTGGCCCGCGTCTGCAAG GGGGACTTGGGGGGCACGCGGACCCTGCAGAAGAAGTGGACCACCTTCCAGAAGGCCCGGCTGGTTTGCTCCCTGCCCGAGAGACACGTGGCATTCAACAACCTCCGGGCCACCTTCACCCTGCCCGGCCAGGACTGGGGCTCCACCATCTTCTTCGGCATCTTCCACGCCCAGTG gggtgatgtggacGTGTCGGCCGTGTGCCAGTACCACATCAGCGACGTGAAGAAGGTGTTCAACGGAGACTACAACGAGTACCAGGACGACTCCCAGAGGTGGACCCGCTATACGGGCCCCGTTCCAAGCCCGAGGCCCGGAGCG TGCATCACAAACTGGCACCGGGAGAACGGCTACAACCGCTCCCTGCAGCTGCCAGACGCCACGCTCAACTTTGCCAAGAAGCACCCACTGATGGCCGAGGAGGCCCAGGCACGCCCCCTGCTGCTCACCAAGGGGGTCAACTTCACCCGGCTGGCCGTGGACCGGGTCAGCACCCTGGACCAGCGCTCCTGCAACATGCTCTTCATCGGCACAG CGGACGGATGGCTCCAGCGGGTGGTGGTCCTGGGCTTGGAGGCCCATGTCATCGAGGAGATCCAGCTGTTTGAGACGCCCCAGCCTGTCGACAGTCTCACCATCTCCCACTCCAAG AAGTATTTGTACATCGGCTCTCGTTCGGAGGTTCTCCAGCTGCCCTTGGCTAACTGCAGCCGCTATCAGTCTCAGCCAGACTGTCTGCTGGCCCGGGACCCCTACTGTGCCTGGGACAGTGAGGGTCGCGCCTGCGTTCGCATTGACCTTCACCGCGG GTCCACATCCTCCCTGTCCCAGGACCTCATGTTGGAGCGCTTCAACAGGGGCAAGGCCAAGTTTGACAAGCCCGTCTCCATCCCTAGCCCAG ACCACTCGCGGCTCCGTAacgtgacggtggtggtgggctcGGACATGGTGCTACCGTGCCACCTGGTGTCCAACCTGGCCCAGCCCTTCTGGGTCTTCAACGACCGCGAGCTCCAACTGGGGGACCCCGAGTCCGGGGGGCCCCGATTCGACCGGGCCCTCAGAGCCCTCGTGGTCCCCGACGCGGGCCAGACGCAGGCGGGCCGCTACGTGTGCTACTCGGAGGAGCAGGGGGTCAAGTTCCAGACGGAGCGCTAccaggtggcggtggtggccaGCGCGCCCGTCTTCATGGAGGCCCGGGCCCCCGACGGCAGCATGGGTCTGTTCTGGGTCCTGGTCATCACGCTGGGCGCCGCCTGCCTGCTGCTCCTGGTGGTGGCGCTCTACCTCCGCCGGAGACTGAAGCTGGCCCTGGGCAAGGGGGCGGACATGAAGCCCCTGGAGAGCACGCTGGTGTACCCCATCACCCTGCCCAAGGAGCCGCCCACCTTCGTGCCCAGCAAGATGCCCACCGACGAGGACCGCTTCTGGGAGACGGGCGCCAACTACTACTACTCGGACGGCTCCCTGAAGATCGTGCCGGGCCACGCGCTGGGCCCCAGCAGCCTGAGCAGCGTGCCGTCGCCCAGCGCCATCCCCGGCCAGCCCATCCACTCCCCCAGCCGCCTCAGCCTCACCAACATCCGGGGCTCCGGGAGCAACGGCTACATGCGGCTCAACCTGAGcgcggcggcgggagacgagcgGGTTGGCGCGGCTGGcgctggcggcggcgggctGGGAGGCGGGCTGAGCGGCGGCCTGGCCGGTCTGACGGGGCTAGGCAGTGGGAGTggtggcgggggaggggggggtggtagcagtgtgggaggagggggcagcGACTATTCCAGCCCCTTTAAGGAGGAGCTGCGCCGCACGCTGCAGCAGAGGAGCGTGCTGCCGGACGCCAACCCGGAGGAGTCCTCCGTTTAG